GAACTGATAAAGTAGCCATGAGAAACCTAAACAGCACAGAAAATCGGAAAGGCCAAATAGAGAAGTGGACAAAGCAATTTTCAACCTCAACTCCTGCTCCTCAGCTGGGGGCAGGGAACCAAAGGGTGCGGAACATAACCTAAACTGTAAAGTGCAAGTGGCCATGGTAATAATGGCATCCTGCAGTCCTAATTGtaagagaaataaattcatgATCCTTACATGCTTTAAGGGGTTTTGGTCTAAATGCGACTCCTGAACAAGCTTGCTTTAGAGAACAGATTCACTACATGGTTTAGCAGATACTCAAGACCTAGAATCAGGAGCCATCTCAACTAAATTGCTCTGGGGTCAGAAAACCTAGAGTACTCACAATTCAGAGGACCTGATTGGGTGGGAGAGGGTACCTGAGGCAGTGGTGGCTTGGAGATTGAGGGATATCTGACAAGAACCCCAGGGGAGCAAGGGCTGTGATATGAAGAGCAATGGAGGGAACAAGGTCAGTGATCCCACCCACTGTGACAAGAGTGACAATAGGTGCAGTGGTTTTGCACTGGGATCAAGTCTGGAGGCTCCAGGACAGAGGCTCGCAGATGACAAGTTTCTGTTCCTTCACTTTCCAGTGCGGAACAGTGGTTGGCTCCTCCAAACCTGAGGCATGCTGGGGACACTTAGATGATTGCCAGGCCTCGGGGGCACACACTGGAAACCTCAGACTTGCCTAAATACACTGAAACTTGGAAGAGAATCTGATGAAAATTGACAAGGCTCCCCACACCCCGGGGGACCCATACTAAAAACCTCCAGAGGGACTCCAGCCCTGGTGCAGTCAGCATTCCCTCAACCTGTCCAGCAAGAAGCTCCAGGCACAGCATATTCTGCTCTGTTCATTTGGTGTGACATGAGAGGACGCACAATAGGTAGTAACTGAGATCCACTACCCCCAACACCCAGAGCATCCCAGGAGGCCCAGAGACAAACTTCTCTGAGAATCCAGCTAAgagctatttttttattttattttattttttttttttaattctttttttttttttttttaatatttattttttagttttcggcggacacaacatctttgtatgtggtgctgaggatcgaacccgggccgcacgcatgccaggcgagcgcgctaccgcttgagccacatctccagcccttattttatttttttacaggtttattttggctcatagttctggtGATATGAGATCTAAGAACCTCATTGACCTTCTTGCTGGCTGAGTCCTGAGAATGATACAGAGTGTCATATAGCAAGAGGCAAGGATTGCCTAATGTCTGTCTGGTTTTGCTCTCTCTTCTAATTAAACCCCCAAGATGCAGTCATGCGGGCTTCACCCTAATGacttgttgttgctgttgttctaattagttacatgccagtagaatgcacttttatatatcatacatagatggaatatgatttctcattcttttggttgtacacgatgtagaatcacacaggtcgtacagttatatatgtacatagggtaataatgtttgattcattttactatcctttctatccccatactccctcccctcccttctacctaatctaaagtaactattTTTCCCTAGGCCCCCctccttattgtaaattagcatcctcttatcagagaaaacatttggcctttgttattttgggattggcgaatttcatttagcatgatattctccagctccattcatttaccagcagatgccataatttcttccttctttaaggctgagcaatattccattgtgtgtgtgtgtgtgtcacattttctttatccattcatctgttgaaggacatctaggttggttccatagtttagttattgtgagttgagttggtataaacactgatgtggctgcatcactgtagtatgctgattttaagtcctttggatttAAACCAAGGataattgctgggtcaaatggtggttccattctaagttttctgagaaaactTAATGGTTGCATCGATTTGCaatccaaccagcaatgtatgagtgtgccttttccctcacatcctcaccaacatttattgttgttatattcttgataattgctattcttactggggtgagatgaaatcttagagtaattttcatttgcatttctctaaaattGCTAGTGatgctgaacactttttcatatatttgttgattgatcttatttcttcttctgtgaagtgtctgtttgattccttagcccacttattgattgggttatttgtttttttggtattaagtttttttttaatttaattaaaaaaatttaatttgtcatacatgatggcagaattcaattcatttcatattacacatagagtacaatttttcaagacactgattgtacacaaagtattttcacaccatttgtgtctttatacatgtacttagggtaatgatatctaactcattccaccatcattcctactccccttgcctcctcctttcccctccctcccctttgccctgtctaaagttcctcattcctcccatgctccctgctAGTTGTCATTATGAGTCAGCAtgctcatatcaaagaaaactttcggcctttgtttttttgggattggcttccttcacttagcattatattcttcaacttcatccatttacctgcaaatgtcataattttattctcttttaatgctgagtaatgttccattgtgtatataccaaagtttccctctccattcatctactgaagggcatctaggttggttccataatttagctattatgtcattttaaaagtgaggaaactgagggatGATAAGTGTTAGTTGGTTCTGGGTTCTTTAACATGAGGGATCACACTTTCTCTTATACATAGAAATATTGgataaaactctttaaaaatattaattgtttaTAAGTGAAACTattgatataaaattaaatattttaaaactatcaaGATCAAAGGAATTCCTTACctgttaaaaatgaagaaaaccccAAAACAGAGTGGACATGGTGTACATTTATAGATAAGAGAAATCCCATTGAAGGGAAGCTctcattataaaaaattaaaagccaaagAAGGAAGCATAATTATAAGCTGTGCATGAGGAAGATTCAGGGGACACAATAAATTGGTGAATTGGTATCCCTAAACAATAAAGGAAAATCTGAAAGACATTATCAATCATTTTAAATGATGAGggaggaaaaataaagcattgAGACCACAATGAAAGACCTGAATACTTTACCAACACCTTAATGATTAAGGCACTTATCCAAGGTGACACAATGGTAAGTGGTAGGGCTGGGCTTCCAAGCATGTGCTCTTATTTGCAGGTTCTGCCCTAGATTTGAAGAGTCTATTAGACATTCCAGGGCAATAGCCAAAGTGGGTTTGGAGAGAGGCAGGGCATGCAAAGTCTCAccatatttttctctcacagcaCCGCAGAACTTCAGTACTGAGTGTGTCTTCTCAACATGGCCACCGCCATCTCCCCTCTGCCACTCACCACCGAGGATGCCAGTTCTGAGAACAGTTCCTTCTATGACTACTACTACCTAGATGAGGTGGCTTTCTTGCTCTGCAGGAAGGATGATGTCCTGTCCTTTGGTAGAGTCTTCCTGCCAGTCTTCTACAGCCTGATCTTTGTGTTGGGCCTGAGCGGGAACCTCCTTCTTCTCGTGGTCTTGCTCCGTTACGTGCCTTGCAGGCGGATGACTGAGATCTACCTTCTGAACCTGGCCATCTCCAACCTCCTGTTTGTGGTGACTTTGCCCTTCTGGGGCATCTCCGTGGCTTGGCATTGGGtctttggcagtttcttatgCAAGATGATGAGCACCCTGTATACCATTAACTTTTACAGTGGCATCTTTTTCATCAGCTGCATGAGCCTGGACAAGTACCTGGAGATTGTTCATGCTCAGCCCCTCCACAGGCTGAGGACTCGGGCCAAAAGTCTGCTGCTTGCTGCCATAGTGTGGGCCGTGGCCCTGGCCATCTCCATCCCTGACATGGTCTTTGTACAGATACATGAAAACCCCAAGGGTGTGTGGAACTGCTACGCGGATTTTGGTGGACATGGGACCATTTGGAAGCTCTTCCTTCGTTTCCAACAGAATCTCCTGGGGTTTCTCCTTCCACTTTTGACCATGATCTTCTTCTACTCCCGCATTGGTTGTGTCCTGGTCAAGCTGAAGCCCCCAGGCCAGGGCCGGGCTCTAAGAATAGCTGCATCACTAGTACTGGCTTTCTTCTTGCTATGGTTCCCATACAACCTCACCTTGTTTCTGCACTCACTGCTGGACCTGCATATCTTTGGGGACTGCCAGGTCAGCCACCATCTGGACTATGCACTTCAGGTGACAGAGGGCCTTGCCTTTCTTCACTGCTGTTTTACCCCTGTCCTCTATGCCTTCTCCAGTCGCCGTTTCCGCAGGTACCTGAAGGCTTTCCTGGCTGCTATGCTCAGGCGGCGTCTGGCACCTGGTACTGCCCAGGCCTCATTGTCCAACTGTTCTGAGAGCAGCAGGCTTACTAACCAAGAAGAAATGACTGACATGAAAGACCCTGGGGAGAGGCAGACTGAAGGAGCCATTAACAAGGGGACTGAGGGGAATAGTTCAGCCTGAGTGGCCATACCACAGTCTGGAGAGAGAAGATGACGCCTACTCAGTTGGGCTTCTGCCTGAAGCAATCCCTCTGAGGATCTCAGTGACCATGCTGCTAAGCCCAGTGGTCACTTTTTAGTTCCCAACCATCAGCATCACCTTCTCgctccttgtttcttccttcattttcttcactgGCTTTCAGGACCACACACTCTCACCTGAATTGCTGCAATAGTTTCCCAACTGATCTCTGTATTCCAGTCATCGTGTGCTTCTGTTGCTTAATGTGCCTCCAACAGTCAGAGTGATCATGACACTCTTGGCTGTCCTTTCTTCGCCCTCAGAGTAGCAGCTCAAGTCCCTACAGTGCTCCTTAGAGGGCTCTGTGATCTGTTTCCCAGCCTCTGCCCTCATCTCCAGCCCACTCCCTCCTGCTCACTCTGCTCTGGACACACTGGCCTCCAGTGCTGTTTTCAAACATTCCAGGCATATCCCTTTAAGGAGATTCCTCTGTGCCATCTTCCTGGAATACCCTCCCCCCAGGAAGAGCTTGGCTCATTCTCTCACCTCGTCAGCTCTTGACTCAGCTCCCATTTTCTCTATCAGATGTTCACAATATTTAATGCACAATCTGTTGTTTCTAATCTTCTTCCCTCGgctctcctttttgtttttcaatagcACTTACTACTCTCtcatattctatatatttctcttatttttatgtttattggtTATTGTCcctcttatggtttggattttcAATGACCCCCTAAAGGCTCATGTCCCTAGTgcatggtccccagtgcagcaatgttcaaaggtaggtct
This genomic interval from Marmota flaviventris isolate mMarFla1 chromosome 1, mMarFla1.hap1, whole genome shotgun sequence contains the following:
- the Ackr2 gene encoding atypical chemokine receptor 2, producing the protein MATAISPLPLTTEDASSENSSFYDYYYLDEVAFLLCRKDDVLSFGRVFLPVFYSLIFVLGLSGNLLLLVVLLRYVPCRRMTEIYLLNLAISNLLFVVTLPFWGISVAWHWVFGSFLCKMMSTLYTINFYSGIFFISCMSLDKYLEIVHAQPLHRLRTRAKSLLLAAIVWAVALAISIPDMVFVQIHENPKGVWNCYADFGGHGTIWKLFLRFQQNLLGFLLPLLTMIFFYSRIGCVLVKLKPPGQGRALRIAASLVLAFFLLWFPYNLTLFLHSLLDLHIFGDCQVSHHLDYALQVTEGLAFLHCCFTPVLYAFSSRRFRRYLKAFLAAMLRRRLAPGTAQASLSNCSESSRLTNQEEMTDMKDPGERQTEGAINKGTEGNSSA